In Procambarus clarkii isolate CNS0578487 chromosome 89, FALCON_Pclarkii_2.0, whole genome shotgun sequence, the DNA window cacaactacatcttaatcataaataccaattacctacctcattgtggtaacattacatatatattatcttgcattatctctaatctactgattttcagagctgctcattacataatattctttaaaaaagtgttatcatcactgtaagagcattctttacaatctaaccataatcaactgtacaaaccctattacaggtaaaaccagtagacattctactgtattttatcaatcaATTATaatggtaacagattttgtaataactttgcaaaaatagtgccatttactatttttaaaaaattattacaggatttaccaacttggtgcattcgtgcattcgggtcacaaatcaaattattacaatacttttgataattgaacacctgctacaaccagattccagggaggaaatgaaggacgatctttggaatcattacctaagtagacaggaaagctcatttatcaaaatacattaacatcatacatatttatcagaaaaaagagaaaaatctcggaatctccgaaactcggaaaaggtcaaaatggctgacagtgttccaccagcagctgaaacaggaaataggaggacacttaatggtctgcaaaatcacctaactcaactgattgacaaatgtcaaaagttggctagacaaccatctcctgatttaataattctgaataccagagtaaaagcagctgtggataagtatgaacaaatcaaacgccatgcagagatttatctaacagaaatggctaatgcagatttaacccgaaaggaacttcaggaaattgtcgctgaaatgacaatgtatgaagataaaatccaagatcaacttgatcctttaatcaaacaaatatctcaagcaggaacccaatccaatgtgagctcatccactcaacagagcaatgcaactatcacccatatagccgcagagctcccaaaggtacaattaccatattttgagggcaaggatgaagacgattgggataccttctggagacactttgattctataataaactccaagccctctctcaaaaaggcgacaaagtttcaatatttgcaaggccagttacggggagaggcaaggcaggtcattgctaatttgtcattaacagatgatgattacgaccatgccttacagttgttacaagataactacagtgataaggagactgcaattgcacgtctctcgtacaaattattggatttaccctctccaaataaaagttatgagtcactacaatcatttcgattgtctatagaatcaatcatcaaagccctcagtacaaaagtacctgtaggtgatgcagagtggcttataaagttaatcattcaaaggaaacttccaaatgaggtcatagacagcctatgcactcattataacaccaacatcttatcacaaagccaaatcattgatggacttcgagcttacgtacaaagattacgaagccgaggaaaacttagatctcaagaaaaaatccccaaaggtgaatccacggacaaaagcaaaaatgtccagaatggcagtcaaaaatcaaggcaacaaaactcttctgcaaagtggaaacagaataatgttggctcttatgctatatcccccacagttaacagaactgtaggaaaccaagctcctaagacagataagacaaaaggagctacaagtgccccaaaatgtttattctgtcaagaagcacataccatttatcaatgcacagtttatgtaggccgtaccagtcgaatcgatcgactgaaatctctgaacaggtgcatccgttgtctacggaagcacgatactagtgagtgtatcactcaattgcagaactgccaatattgtcataaaagtgtacatcacacagcactctgtggtgatattaacactcaatccagatcacagacttccaataatcaacctgcatctcaggcaaagcccaaagatgataatactacaacagccgtacaattctgtacagtaatgagcaatgtcaacgacttggatacagaaattgttacaacagccatattgcctactgcacagctagaactatgcaatcaaggaatttgtattccaactagaggcttttttgatcaagggtcacagaaaacctttatcagtaaaaagatggcagaagatttacaacttaaatcttcaaagcaagtatctacatctatatcagggttttttactaattctggtcgtagaacctttccagtagtaaaactcaatgtctgtctaggtacatcccaaaggacagtagaagccatagtagttgataaaattcctactgaaatggaagtgactggtctgacagccacaattaaattcctaaaagaaaaaggaatacaattagcagatcctctgcttgattctgactacataggagatatcggaatcctgattggagctgactactatcatcgattcattctgggatcagaagaatctatgggtatgaatatactcaaatcagcaggaggcatattgatgacaggacctatactagatcttgaaccttcaactcctgaaaaatcacatcatacagaaactgtaatagtggcatgactaggcaaagaacagtcaccacttaaaatcccccacatgattgatgatggattagaatctgtacatcaattgtgggaacttgatgccataggaataattcctgaacaaccaagtcctgatgatgtctgtgcatacaatcagtacttagaaacagttcagtaccatgatggacagtactgggtaaggctaccatggaaaatcaaccataaaaccttacctaccaattatcacatggcttatagtcaatttaaatctcaactagcaaagctaagaaaaaggcctgagcatttaaaactctatcatgagattattgctcaacaattaaagaataaattcatcgaagtcgtgaaacatgacaatacgcaaacaggccattttttacctcacatggctgtaatgagagaatcaaaaacgactcctttaaggatagtttttaattgtagctctaaatctggaccccaaggaaccagtctaaatgattgtttgcaaacaggtccaagtctaactcagaaattgtatgacatactgttgaagtttagacttaacaaatatgcgtattcagcagatataagtaaggcctttctaagagttggcttacaggaagaagatagagacttcactaagtttctatgggtagagaacccagaagatgtcaatagtcctgtagtgactttcagattctcttcagttcttttcggcgcgacaagcagtccatttctattgcaagcaactctagatactcatctgaagaaatcatcaagtccctgtaagactgaaatcagtcaaaatctatatgtagataattttcaagggacagttaacagtactactgaactgttacaattatatcaagaggccaacaaggagctacaaggtgccaacatgccactacaatcttgggcctctaataatgcaacattgaataatcaaatagcaagagattaccctgaatatcacgtaccagaatcacaaaaggtgttaggtatggattgggatttaatctcggacacaatatcgatcaaatctgtgccagtaaattacaacatcactacaaaaagggatttgctttcacaagttagcaaagtattcgacccacttggtctactaaatcctttgactatcaagtggcgtttattagtgcaagaagcatggaaggctaaggttggttgggatgatccactaccaatccagttacaaaaagcttggatggaagtggctcaagaacaaactttagttgaaaagataatctttccgagacacatagtcgaggaaaatgaagaagtatcactacatgtattcgcagactcgtcagccaaagcttttggagcttgtgcttacttagtgacttctaatcaatcatatcttatcacctctaaggccagagtcgctccattaaaaagaggactttgcctcagatggaactaacagcactgctaactggaacacgcttagcagtacatatcaaacaagtcttgtctaccatgaacatcaaagatgtcattatatggtctgacaatgaagctgtcttacaatgggtacgaaacgacaactgtccaactccatatgtaaaaaatcgcgtctcggaaattaaagaaatttccgcaggctttcaattgttgcatgtaccaacaaaggataatccagctgatctcttatcaagaggtatgacatttaaacagtttgcaaaggcagatatttggtttcatgggcctcgatggttagtgaatggtagttggcctgaacaaaagccacacgtcattacgacacaaaccataactaccaccaggcagcaagctcaaatatcagtcttggattgtactcgttactcctcgctcatcaaattaatcaatgtaacacagaacgtgtttcattatctcaggaaaaaaggtataaaatacacttttcctgatgcacttatctattgggtaagacaagcccagagagaaacttatgggaataactatgaaaatcttccgcataagttaaaacacaatctcggtctgtggatagaccaagaaaatcacaacattctgcgttgtggagggagacttaaacacgcagatatcaatctagataccgtgcatccatggcttttaccaaaaaatcattggatcacaaggttgattgtgttacatacacatcaacaaatcatcaaacatggaggagtgttagacacactcacacaaatcagacagcagtactggattcctcagggaagacagtcagtcaaatcaatcttgaagaattgcatgatatgccgaaggtacgatgcaagaacttgctcttatccagggccaccacccctgccaaaggaacgagtggtccatctacaacctttcgaaacgacaggagtagattatacaggagcaatatatctaacagggactgcagataagcaacctatcaaggcatacatctgtctgttcacctgtgctaccaccagggcagtacatctagaggtaacacccgatatgactgctcaatcatttattcaagctttccgcagattcgcagcacgccgatcatgccctaagctgatgatttcagataacggagcaaacttggtagctggagaagcatgtctacgggaaatctgttcccatcctgcagttacttccacactggaacagcgtcattgcagatggaaatttatccctccgagagccccatggcacggaggattttatgaacggttaataggaactgtaaaaagatctttgagaaaatctctacaccgtcagaaaatcaatcttcaagaactccagacagtaatcacggaagtagaatcaagggtgaataaccggccgttgacttacttgtctgaggatcctactcaacatgagccattaagtcctgcccacctaatgtatggaagacttctgactccagtaccatctctagtggatgatgagatcagagatccctcatatgtgggtcagagcgagttggttcaggggtataaacatctgtccagcataatccaaaaatggaatgatgtttggacaaaagaatatcttacatctctacgagaacatcactatggggccaatgtcccacataatatagctaatctccaacctggcgatattgtcttggtagacagtgatggccctagggctgactggccattaggtaaagttgtctcagtccatccagatagtcaggggattttgagaatagtcaaaatcctgtctaaaggaacaacttccctgaagacattggacaaactcatccacatggaatcagtgagccagctgcagttagatcctgagagacctcaagacactctaactccacaagacccacagactcctaacagacacaatcgtccacaacggacagcagcacaaaagtgcaagcaaaatttgcacttgtattatcaatccaatggagagtaaataaatacatatggttactattgtcctaagtattggactctgtgccagttctctccctctggaagatgtgggaaatttttacccaccatatctaataatcatctaagaaatgtataatttctatatcatatctaaatcatatcaaatcatatctaaatcatatcaaaatcatatctaaatcgtatcaaaatcatattagaatcattaaagattcattatagcttgatcctggatgacaatggcaccatgaacacgtacgcaacaggggcccttttgatgcctacgtgactttgtacatgatctttcaaggatccagaagcttctagaaggacttcttaattaaaaaactattggaacattgattcaacatccggtaggattaaaaatcgaatccttaataagattcagtggtactttcaaatactacttataatctttaaatcttatatctaattatattataatcacatcttatcttaatcataagtctagactgtaaaaataatcaatcaatattcattgaaagttacctctcaagggagagagagagcatctcggggggcgagaagggcccacgacgatgcctcgcggcactccgcgtttgtttacaaatgagtgaacaagtgactgatccttagcgaacattaccagctcaaggacaccttatctaatattttttatcgccagtgaatactctctagaactgggggagtacctggacaatatctacaaggaaaatccgtgaacattcacataaaatagagtgtatagtggagatcagtgacacggtttcctccaccttcattcataaatcTTTatcatatcattcttctgcaacgcagttaaagaaaaatcacgtagcaacgctaccagatcatcatacagcaacgctgtagcaaaatatcgtgcctaaactcgacaagagagttaatcagtctggcaaacttgtcagacaggcaccccgactggcagagaagtatattgaaggttatttggtgtatgattggccaattgtatgcttgtgtaactttaatatcctataaatctgtctgttggttaaaaagcgaggctaagcctcacatttcagtaagtttattaaaattgtagtgtagctgtgaatcttatccaagcactgaacctcatgagtgtccattctgtcagaaaagaattcagcctcaataagtaaaaacctcataagtgtccatattgttggaagagattcactcaagctaactgtataaattgaatatgtctgcatatatatttgaatatataaattaagttatcaattgcttgcttagttaatttttaagttatcatataagttcatttaattgaatataatttctagtacttgacagtatttagactacatttaaggtcatcaattatacttttacaatttaatttgttgtttatagtataagtacatattggctgttaagttatggtactaggttagactatgtatgtttaaatccctgatttaaacagagccagtgttcagtcatacaactgaatttattaaatcttatccttgtataaaatacaagctgatgtgagatccctgtctacaggtggattggaacttctatcaacatagtcattcaccccacctgtcccttacagcccacagtttgtcattaggaaaagaggatctaggatttacaaccctagctagagattttagttgaattaatttgcagacagtaattttttaatttagttcagtaaaaGTCCCTGGTAgtttcctcttatatcaatcccagcaggtttttcccacaaccTGGACAACTTCCGCGTCACGCCGCCTGTTCAGCTTTCACCGTGAACGTCTGCTGGCTTCCGCGTGGCGGCGGCggccggctgggggggggggggaggaaggaaggaattatcaagggaaagcgccaggccattacgactatatagcactgggaaggggtcaggataaggatttgggatgggacgggggggggggggagaggaatggtgccccaaccacttggacggtcggggattgaacgccgatctgcatgaagtcgCCCGGTCTTGTCTGCTTGGGTCTAAGAATCGGCAAGTCTTGACGCCACCACATGCGTAATCTGAACGTCGTTTTAGTCAACCgggaactacgggctcaccatagcccgtgctacttggaactttttgttccaagtagcgaatcttaaacaacaacagtcaACTATGCGACTTTgtttatgtaaacaaagccgaaataattgaggagagatgtacaggtttcgtatgtgGTTGCGTAAAGGCCTTGCAGAATCCTGGTCTATTTGTCACTTTATTTGGTCACATCATCCCTGTCTGTCTACACTACTTCGTCCACGTCCTTTCCCAACCTTCTTGACTTAACTCTTCAGTGTACCACTGGTTGctcattctcctcctccttccttgctgcttccttccttctccccttctTCCTCTGTTCCCCTTTCTCCGCATATTTGCATGCATAATTGTGTGTTAGCTTGTTCAacttattcacacacacacacacacacacacacacacacacacacacacacacacacacacacacacacacacacacacacacacacacacacacacacacacacactcacacacacacacacacacacacacacacacacacacacacacacacacacacacacacacacacacacacacacacacacacttcccccactgacagtgatgtggtggaggctgactccatacacagtttcaaatacagatatgatagagcccagtaggctcgggaatctgtacaccagttgactgacagtcgagaggcgggaccaaagagccagagctcaacccccccagcaagcacaactagacgagcaCACACAGCAGAACATCTTAAgataaataactttgtaacacatcaccagcaagggttcagggatggcaattcCTGCTTCtcgggtttaatagaattctatgaccaggcgacaaaaattaggcaagaaatagAAAGGTGAGGAGACTGCATATttgtggattgccagaaagcctttgacacagtataccATAAGAGTCTGGAGCATATAGTTGGAGGTGCAGTTAGGCATAACAGGGAAGGTACTCTTAGGGGATAAGGGAGTAccgaagcaacagaagacagtattatttattattaacatctttattgacaaaattaattacaattttgcctaatctgaggattttgatagtcttattaaattgaggttaatgctagtattcactgtcacgcaggacagagggtcatacataagacaataggcctaaactgtaggctgaagcacatatatatcacggttacaatcaatgttttaatgtgtggatatgtgaaaacaactttctattgtgcactgccacacaagtgcagggatgggttcataagtgatacagcttagaatataagtagaaattgttcttcattctttaaaatggacaagcaaattttgggtaaattgttaggatgtcgtccagaacacctgagtcaataaaatagttacacagttggtggtacaataggccaggaggtctaaagtcctttacggtttcacattcatcaatatagtgttctagtgaatgcattaaaggtttatcacagagtttacaatctgaatattctggtagtggctcagcctcactaacctgccagatgtgtctatagccaaggcgaattcgcgcgattactacatcacattgcctggtccggttactgtgctgaccatacaaatacctattattacagaacttgtcataacttttaatactgcagctttcaggtctctgtgcatttcttagttcttctaaatctgaattaatttctttaatttgtatgtttctaataactgcattagatagtccaaaatcataatcaatgttttctttcctgcaagcctcattggccaattgatctacaaagtcatgtttttcaactccaacatgggatgggatccacacaaattttatacaagaattattatcattggcaaaaattacattccatttaatattacaagctacttccgacatacattgtgatgggttatttaaggactgcagagcacttttagagtcacagaaaataactccaccaccattgagcttaaggtattcagtggctagataaatacccaatagctcggtctgtgtcgtgcttgcccagttgttcaatctctgtgtactagtcatgatcatttcattccctttatacactgcacatgcacaacctgttctaccagtgcctaactgcacagagccatcagtaaaggcataggattcagtcggtttgagaatttgaagatgactgtcaatagcttctaatgttatacatctcaaaatgtcagtgttatacatttgttttacactgatgggagtataatgcagagagacctccacatctttccaagggggaatatagtgaacagttttatcagggttaagagatacattcagtttctgaagattatagacacaacaactgagccacacactgtagggagctttttgcggcggattgagggaacagtcagaattgtttagaatggatctcaatttaatttgaatagagctggggggaccattatttttcaaagttttggcgcaaaacatagtactaagtagaactattctttcgtaaatggaaggtaagtttagttcctttctcatgttaacaattctgacagttctaggacaacccaggatgatgcgcatggcatcattctgtactacatctaggccttgtaattgtttaggagaaaaattaagaagatgcaaggcataataatcaacaacagatcgtataaaggcaatataaaaactacgagcatattttatgttaatgccaaatcctttgccaacaagagttctgagaggtttaagacgctcaacaagttttttacgcaggttgctgatgagatttgtatcattaacctcgactccaagatatttataagactcacaagtctccacgggcactccattaatagtatagttagcatgaagagaatggggaataagaacccttgttttatcaacagagattatgaggccacattctactactttcttggagaatgcatcaagtaacatttgtagccttggtttactgtgtgccataatacaaatgtcatcagcataacatataactgtttccgtaggttgtacaggtatgtcatggataagtttgtgcataagtatattgaagagcatagggcttaggacaccgccttgaggtgtgcctagttcgaatgcatctgttcttgtacttttaactcctttaaataggacactagcacgcctgttggataggtagctctttatccaactcagaagattacctttgattccaaattcagcaagttgctctaatattatttcgccattcgctacatcgaaagctgactttaggtcaataaaggctgcctgtgtcccatcctgggagtttacaaagtattcagcaaagcatgtttgtgtgctacacttgggcatgaacccatataggtttggggccagtttttctttgacctgaaacatgacacgattgagaacaattctctccaagactttacacatgcaagatgtaagggaaatgggtctgaatttttgagagttaggtttaggaattggtattatgagactttgtgtccatttctttggcaagataccttgtgagagactcatttgatagaggtcaagcagagggtggctagggacatcattcagtaagctcaagatgttataagttataccatcctcaccaggggcagtttgcctaggttttcctaatgctgatgttaattcaaagggggttataggagactgatccgttaaatctggtgaggagcgtgctatttcaatattaaagtttctgttaatgttggtatgtcttaaatgctgctgtatatctgggggtaaggaagaaatttgtgagacactagaccattgagccaggagcatgtcagcatattctgcaggagtatgatgaagctgaactggggctgaaggtttggtaatgtttttaattttgttccacatttctgataatgttgtagttctattgataccttgtaggaattgttcccaatatgtgttcttaacttgacccttaagctcgcgaaaatctctgttggcattaaggaatgcaagtaaattgtcagctgttttgtctcgtttataagagtcagcaagctgaagcactttagctcgctctgcaataataataggatcctctgtccatgaggaagaacgagtgttcttttttttccttgatttaacccaggtatcataataactggtaatgatactgacaagatcattgtaaaagtggtccactgatacaggtgtatacccagtgtaccacttatgtacataagccttaaagtgctgtttaagattgtctggaatgttaattttaactctag includes these proteins:
- the LOC138359168 gene encoding uncharacterized protein, with translation MADSVPPAAETGNRRTLNGLQNHLTQLIDKCQKLARQPSPDLIILNTRVKAAVDKYEQIKRHAEIYLTEMANADLTRKELQEIVAEMTMYEDKIQDQLDPLIKQISQAGTQSNVSSSTQQSNATITHIAAELPKVQLPYFEGKDEDDWDTFWRHFDSIINSKPSLKKATKFQYLQGQLRGEARQVIANLSLTDDDYDHALQLLQDNYSDKETAIARLSYKLLDLPSPNKSYESLQSFRLSIESIIKALSTKVPVGDAEWLIKLIIQRKLPNEVIDSLCTHYNTNILSQSQIIDGLRAYVQRLRSRGKLRSQEKIPKGESTDKSKNVQNGSQKSRQQNSSAKWKQNNVGSYAISPTVNRTVGNQAPKTDKTKGATSAPKCLFCQEAHTIYQCTVYVGRTSRIDRLKSLNRCIRCLRKHDTSECITQLQNCQYCHKSVHHTALCGDINTQSRSQTSNNQPASQAKPKDDNTTTAVQFCTVMSNVNDLDTEIVTTAILPTAQLELCNQGICIPTRGFFDQGSQKTFISKKMAEDLQLKSSKQVSTSISGFFTNSGRRTFPVVKLNVCLGTSQRTVEAIVVDKIPTEMEVTGLTATIKFLKEKGIQLADPLLDSDYIGDIGILIGADYYHRFILGSEESMGMNILKSAGGILMTGPILDLEPSTPEKSHHTETVIVA